A DNA window from Falco peregrinus isolate bFalPer1 chromosome 8, bFalPer1.pri, whole genome shotgun sequence contains the following coding sequences:
- the LOC101918261 gene encoding zinc-binding protein A33-like isoform X1: MSSGAGRASALRLVEAAVNPRAGWDGGSKCGGRKLRGAVRCGMASWSQDRSLREDLTCAICCQLFSEPVMLDCMHHFCKACIQGYWESCAHVPSCPQCRREFPSQGFRTHYLLSGLVEKVRRCGFAEHQHKMRKHLADALQARQKEMEKFLERKHATQEAINGLTKVSGELNLKIRAEFACLRQILEEKERAVLAELGEKEEQSLAQLHRDVHLLEEGISVLQRDIERIEQSLSKVEEVSLLEVESLNIRPSVRVETQPAFSLQHYRDSHSGPLQYMFWRQMLQSIHPAPAPLTFDTESAHPNLVFSRDLTAVTERNRALPVPSSPRRFLQCVNVLGLQTFDSGQHYWEVWVGSKTKWDLGVANEAVDRAAKVKLCPENGYWTLRLRNKNEYWATTTPSVRLTPRQPPRKVGVFLDCQEGTVTFFDARDMSHLFTFHQVSAERYCPFFSTCFSDGWDNIEPMRLCHLAL; encoded by the exons ATGAGCAGTGGGGCGGGCCGCGCGTCAGCACTTCGATTGGTCGAGGCGGCCGTCAATCCGCGGGCGGGGTGGGACGGGGGCTCAAAGTGCGGAGGTCGCAAGCTgcgcggtgcggtgcggtgcg GGATGGCCAGCTGGAGCCAGGACCGGAGCCTGCGGGAGGACCTGACATGTGCCATCTGCTGCCAGCTTTTCAGCGAGCCTGTCATGCTGGATTGCATGCACCACTTCTGCAAGGCCTGCATCCAGGGCTACTGGGAGAGCTGTGCCCatgtcccctcctgcccccagtgCCGCCGCGAGTTCCCCAGCCAGGGCTTCCGCACCCACTACCTGCTGTCGGGGCTGGTGGAGAAGGTGCGGCGCTGTGGCTTCGCAGAGCACCAGCACAAGATGCGG AAGCACCTGGCAGATGCTTTGCAAGCTCGTcagaaagagatggagaaattCTTGGAAAGGAAGCATGCAACACAGGAAGCTATCAACGGCCTGACG aAGGTGTCTGGGGAGCTGAACTTGAAGATCCGGGCAGAGTTTGCCTGCCTTCGTCAGAtcctggaagaaaaggagagagctgtgctggcagagctgggtgaaaaagaagagcagtcgctggcacagctgcacaggGATGTCCACTTGCTGGAGGAGGGGATATCGGTGCTGCAGAGGGACATAGAGCGCATAGAGCAGTCCCTGAGCAAGGTGGAAGAGGTGTCATTGCTGGAG GTGGAGAGCCTGAATATCAG GCCCTCGGTGCGCGTTGAGACCCAGCCTGCCTTCAGCCTGCAGCACTACAGGGACAGCCACAGCGGCCCCTTGCAGTACATGTTCTGGAGACAGATGCTGCAGTCTATCCACCCCG ctcctgccccgCTCACCTTTGATACTGAGTCAGCCCACCCCAACCTGGTGTTCTCCAGAGACCTGACAGCAGTGACAGAGAGGAATCgagccctgcctgtccccagcagcccccggcGCTTCCTTCAGTGTGTCAATGTCCTGGGCTTGCAGACCTTTGACAGCGGCCAGCACTACTGGGAGGTTTGGGTGGGCAGCAAAACCAAGTGGGACCTGGGGGTGGCCAATGAGGCTGTGGACCGGGCGGCAAAGGTCAAGCTGTGCCCGGAGAATGGCTACTGGACGCTTCGCCTGCGGAACAAGAATGAATACTgggccaccaccaccccctcgGTGCGCCTGActccccgccagcccccccGGAAAGTGGGGGTCTTCCTGGATTGCCAGGAGGGCACTGTCACCTTCTTTGATGCCAGGGACATGTCCCACCTCTTCACCTTCCACCAGGTCTCTGCAGAGAGGTACTGCCCCTTCTTCAGCACCTGCTTCAGTGATGGGTGGGACAACATAGAGCCCATGCGCCTCTGCCACCTGGCCCTGTGA
- the LOC101918261 gene encoding zinc-binding protein A33-like isoform X2 yields MSSGAGRASALRLVEAAVNPRAGWDGGSKCGGRKLRGMASWSQDRSLREDLTCAICCQLFSEPVMLDCMHHFCKACIQGYWESCAHVPSCPQCRREFPSQGFRTHYLLSGLVEKVRRCGFAEHQHKMRKHLADALQARQKEMEKFLERKHATQEAINGLTKVSGELNLKIRAEFACLRQILEEKERAVLAELGEKEEQSLAQLHRDVHLLEEGISVLQRDIERIEQSLSKVEEVSLLEVESLNIRPSVRVETQPAFSLQHYRDSHSGPLQYMFWRQMLQSIHPAPAPLTFDTESAHPNLVFSRDLTAVTERNRALPVPSSPRRFLQCVNVLGLQTFDSGQHYWEVWVGSKTKWDLGVANEAVDRAAKVKLCPENGYWTLRLRNKNEYWATTTPSVRLTPRQPPRKVGVFLDCQEGTVTFFDARDMSHLFTFHQVSAERYCPFFSTCFSDGWDNIEPMRLCHLAL; encoded by the exons ATGAGCAGTGGGGCGGGCCGCGCGTCAGCACTTCGATTGGTCGAGGCGGCCGTCAATCCGCGGGCGGGGTGGGACGGGGGCTCAAAGTGCGGAGGTCGCAAGCTgcgcg GGATGGCCAGCTGGAGCCAGGACCGGAGCCTGCGGGAGGACCTGACATGTGCCATCTGCTGCCAGCTTTTCAGCGAGCCTGTCATGCTGGATTGCATGCACCACTTCTGCAAGGCCTGCATCCAGGGCTACTGGGAGAGCTGTGCCCatgtcccctcctgcccccagtgCCGCCGCGAGTTCCCCAGCCAGGGCTTCCGCACCCACTACCTGCTGTCGGGGCTGGTGGAGAAGGTGCGGCGCTGTGGCTTCGCAGAGCACCAGCACAAGATGCGG AAGCACCTGGCAGATGCTTTGCAAGCTCGTcagaaagagatggagaaattCTTGGAAAGGAAGCATGCAACACAGGAAGCTATCAACGGCCTGACG aAGGTGTCTGGGGAGCTGAACTTGAAGATCCGGGCAGAGTTTGCCTGCCTTCGTCAGAtcctggaagaaaaggagagagctgtgctggcagagctgggtgaaaaagaagagcagtcgctggcacagctgcacaggGATGTCCACTTGCTGGAGGAGGGGATATCGGTGCTGCAGAGGGACATAGAGCGCATAGAGCAGTCCCTGAGCAAGGTGGAAGAGGTGTCATTGCTGGAG GTGGAGAGCCTGAATATCAG GCCCTCGGTGCGCGTTGAGACCCAGCCTGCCTTCAGCCTGCAGCACTACAGGGACAGCCACAGCGGCCCCTTGCAGTACATGTTCTGGAGACAGATGCTGCAGTCTATCCACCCCG ctcctgccccgCTCACCTTTGATACTGAGTCAGCCCACCCCAACCTGGTGTTCTCCAGAGACCTGACAGCAGTGACAGAGAGGAATCgagccctgcctgtccccagcagcccccggcGCTTCCTTCAGTGTGTCAATGTCCTGGGCTTGCAGACCTTTGACAGCGGCCAGCACTACTGGGAGGTTTGGGTGGGCAGCAAAACCAAGTGGGACCTGGGGGTGGCCAATGAGGCTGTGGACCGGGCGGCAAAGGTCAAGCTGTGCCCGGAGAATGGCTACTGGACGCTTCGCCTGCGGAACAAGAATGAATACTgggccaccaccaccccctcgGTGCGCCTGActccccgccagcccccccGGAAAGTGGGGGTCTTCCTGGATTGCCAGGAGGGCACTGTCACCTTCTTTGATGCCAGGGACATGTCCCACCTCTTCACCTTCCACCAGGTCTCTGCAGAGAGGTACTGCCCCTTCTTCAGCACCTGCTTCAGTGATGGGTGGGACAACATAGAGCCCATGCGCCTCTGCCACCTGGCCCTGTGA
- the LOC101918261 gene encoding zinc-binding protein A33-like isoform X3 gives MASWSQDRSLREDLTCAICCQLFSEPVMLDCMHHFCKACIQGYWESCAHVPSCPQCRREFPSQGFRTHYLLSGLVEKVRRCGFAEHQHKMRKHLADALQARQKEMEKFLERKHATQEAINGLTKVSGELNLKIRAEFACLRQILEEKERAVLAELGEKEEQSLAQLHRDVHLLEEGISVLQRDIERIEQSLSKVEEVSLLEVESLNIRPSVRVETQPAFSLQHYRDSHSGPLQYMFWRQMLQSIHPAPAPLTFDTESAHPNLVFSRDLTAVTERNRALPVPSSPRRFLQCVNVLGLQTFDSGQHYWEVWVGSKTKWDLGVANEAVDRAAKVKLCPENGYWTLRLRNKNEYWATTTPSVRLTPRQPPRKVGVFLDCQEGTVTFFDARDMSHLFTFHQVSAERYCPFFSTCFSDGWDNIEPMRLCHLAL, from the exons ATGGCCAGCTGGAGCCAGGACCGGAGCCTGCGGGAGGACCTGACATGTGCCATCTGCTGCCAGCTTTTCAGCGAGCCTGTCATGCTGGATTGCATGCACCACTTCTGCAAGGCCTGCATCCAGGGCTACTGGGAGAGCTGTGCCCatgtcccctcctgcccccagtgCCGCCGCGAGTTCCCCAGCCAGGGCTTCCGCACCCACTACCTGCTGTCGGGGCTGGTGGAGAAGGTGCGGCGCTGTGGCTTCGCAGAGCACCAGCACAAGATGCGG AAGCACCTGGCAGATGCTTTGCAAGCTCGTcagaaagagatggagaaattCTTGGAAAGGAAGCATGCAACACAGGAAGCTATCAACGGCCTGACG aAGGTGTCTGGGGAGCTGAACTTGAAGATCCGGGCAGAGTTTGCCTGCCTTCGTCAGAtcctggaagaaaaggagagagctgtgctggcagagctgggtgaaaaagaagagcagtcgctggcacagctgcacaggGATGTCCACTTGCTGGAGGAGGGGATATCGGTGCTGCAGAGGGACATAGAGCGCATAGAGCAGTCCCTGAGCAAGGTGGAAGAGGTGTCATTGCTGGAG GTGGAGAGCCTGAATATCAG GCCCTCGGTGCGCGTTGAGACCCAGCCTGCCTTCAGCCTGCAGCACTACAGGGACAGCCACAGCGGCCCCTTGCAGTACATGTTCTGGAGACAGATGCTGCAGTCTATCCACCCCG ctcctgccccgCTCACCTTTGATACTGAGTCAGCCCACCCCAACCTGGTGTTCTCCAGAGACCTGACAGCAGTGACAGAGAGGAATCgagccctgcctgtccccagcagcccccggcGCTTCCTTCAGTGTGTCAATGTCCTGGGCTTGCAGACCTTTGACAGCGGCCAGCACTACTGGGAGGTTTGGGTGGGCAGCAAAACCAAGTGGGACCTGGGGGTGGCCAATGAGGCTGTGGACCGGGCGGCAAAGGTCAAGCTGTGCCCGGAGAATGGCTACTGGACGCTTCGCCTGCGGAACAAGAATGAATACTgggccaccaccaccccctcgGTGCGCCTGActccccgccagcccccccGGAAAGTGGGGGTCTTCCTGGATTGCCAGGAGGGCACTGTCACCTTCTTTGATGCCAGGGACATGTCCCACCTCTTCACCTTCCACCAGGTCTCTGCAGAGAGGTACTGCCCCTTCTTCAGCACCTGCTTCAGTGATGGGTGGGACAACATAGAGCCCATGCGCCTCTGCCACCTGGCCCTGTGA